A genomic segment from Luteolibacter ambystomatis encodes:
- a CDS encoding type II toxin-antitoxin system Phd/YefM family antitoxin has product MSIVSIHEAKTHLSRLIQRALEGEEIIIANRNEPMVRLQVVRESPPSRQFGGLKGLVLAMGDHFNDELEDFGDYAPPISQRVAEPKKPYRRKKP; this is encoded by the coding sequence ATGAGCATCGTTTCCATTCATGAAGCGAAAACCCATCTTTCCCGGCTGATCCAGCGGGCTTTGGAGGGTGAAGAAATCATCATCGCCAATCGGAACGAGCCCATGGTCCGGCTGCAAGTGGTCCGTGAAAGCCCTCCCTCCAGGCAGTTCGGCGGCCTCAAGGGCCTCGTCCTGGCGATGGGAGACCACTTCAACGATGAATTGGAAGACTTCGGTGACTATGCGCCCCCGATCTCACAACGGGTGGCGGAGCCGAAGAAACCCTACCGGCGGAAAAAGCCATGA
- a CDS encoding Nramp family divalent metal transporter, which translates to MSDPAATFEDTTPSPEDTPCRGKGWRGKGRESLPEVFRSIRIPQNASWWRKLLAFAGPGFLVSVGYMDPGNWATDLAGGAKFGYTLLSVILISNLMAILLQHLCVKLGVVTGRDLAQACRDHYPRPVAWMLWVLCEAAIAACDLAEVIGSAIGLQLLFGIPLVWGCVITVADVMIVMLLQNKGFRYVEALVITLILTIGGCFAAEMIFAKPDLGGIARGFMPSAELLHNKEMLFVAIGILGATVMPHNLYLHSSIVQTRDFQRTDEGRAEAIKYATIDSTGALMFALFINGGILILAAAAFHTTGRHEVAEIQEAYQLLSPVLGVGIASTLFAVALLASGQNSTLTGTLAGQIVMEGFLNIRMKAWVRRLITRLIAVVPAVIIIAIYGENETTNLLIWSQVILSMQLGFAVVPLLMFTGDKVKMGRFANPLWIKLLAWLTAVVIIVLNVKLLVDFFVPEAWRAAIGL; encoded by the coding sequence ATGTCCGACCCGGCCGCCACGTTCGAAGACACCACTCCCAGCCCGGAGGACACTCCCTGCCGCGGCAAAGGATGGCGAGGCAAGGGACGCGAAAGTTTGCCGGAGGTCTTCCGCTCGATCAGGATACCGCAGAATGCCTCATGGTGGCGGAAACTTCTCGCCTTCGCCGGACCCGGGTTCCTCGTTTCGGTTGGTTACATGGATCCGGGCAACTGGGCGACCGACCTCGCGGGCGGAGCGAAGTTCGGCTACACGCTGCTTTCGGTCATCCTGATTTCGAATCTGATGGCGATCCTCCTCCAGCACCTGTGCGTGAAGCTGGGGGTGGTGACGGGCCGCGATCTCGCGCAGGCGTGCCGGGACCACTATCCGCGCCCGGTGGCGTGGATGCTGTGGGTGCTCTGTGAGGCGGCGATCGCAGCGTGTGATCTGGCGGAGGTGATCGGCTCGGCCATCGGCCTGCAACTGCTCTTCGGCATCCCGCTGGTATGGGGCTGCGTGATCACCGTGGCGGACGTGATGATCGTCATGCTGCTGCAGAACAAGGGCTTCCGTTACGTGGAAGCGCTGGTCATCACGCTGATCCTGACCATTGGAGGCTGCTTTGCGGCGGAGATGATTTTCGCGAAGCCGGATCTCGGCGGTATTGCCCGCGGCTTCATGCCTTCGGCCGAGCTGCTTCATAACAAGGAGATGCTGTTCGTGGCGATCGGCATTCTTGGTGCGACGGTGATGCCGCACAATCTCTACCTCCACAGTTCGATCGTGCAGACACGTGATTTCCAGCGCACCGACGAGGGGCGAGCGGAGGCAATCAAGTATGCGACCATCGATTCGACCGGCGCGCTGATGTTCGCCCTTTTCATCAATGGCGGCATCCTCATTCTCGCGGCCGCGGCATTCCACACGACCGGGCGGCACGAAGTGGCGGAGATCCAGGAGGCGTATCAGTTGCTCAGTCCGGTGCTGGGCGTGGGCATTGCCAGTACGTTGTTCGCCGTGGCATTGCTTGCCAGCGGCCAGAACTCCACGCTCACCGGCACGCTCGCCGGTCAGATCGTGATGGAAGGCTTCCTGAACATCCGCATGAAGGCGTGGGTGCGGCGTCTCATCACCCGCCTGATCGCGGTGGTGCCGGCGGTGATTATAATCGCGATCTACGGGGAAAATGAGACGACCAACCTGCTCATCTGGAGCCAGGTGATTCTTTCCATGCAGCTCGGCTTCGCGGTTGTGCCGCTGCTGATGTTCACCGGCGACAAGGTGAAGATGGGTCGCTTCGCGAATCCACTGTGGATCAAGCTCCTCGCCTGGCTCACCGCGGTGGTCATCATCGTGTTGAACGTGAAGCTGCTGGTTGATTTCTTCGTGCCGGAGGCCTGGCGCGCGGCGATCGGTTTGTGA
- a CDS encoding type II toxin-antitoxin system VapC family toxin, giving the protein MRLLLDTHALLWMIADDPRLSPSARRHITSADELAWSVASLWEIAIKLSLDRPDFKLGRGWARLIPEEMTRNGVRRIDLSAIHCETVSRLPWHHRDPFDRLLVAQAATDGLAILSADNSLDAYAPKRLW; this is encoded by the coding sequence ATGAGACTGCTGCTCGATACCCATGCCCTGCTGTGGATGATCGCGGATGATCCAAGGCTCTCTCCGTCGGCACGGCGTCATATCACCAGCGCGGATGAATTGGCTTGGAGTGTGGCTTCTCTCTGGGAAATCGCCATCAAGCTCAGCCTCGATCGCCCGGACTTCAAGCTTGGACGTGGTTGGGCGCGATTGATCCCGGAAGAAATGACCCGCAATGGCGTCCGTCGGATCGACCTATCCGCGATCCATTGCGAAACCGTTTCCCGGCTGCCTTGGCATCATCGTGATCCTTTCGACCGTCTGCTGGTGGCACAAGCCGCCACAGACGGCCTGGCGATCCTCAGCGCCGATAACAGCTTGGACGCATACGCGCCGAAGCGGCTCTGGTAG
- a CDS encoding helix-turn-helix transcriptional regulator: MNRKREILMEGLCRLIDAQAWLWAAAPSLIPGRQPVYFYHQLGGLGPEQLPAYLKAVEHPDTGEMTLPFIMELQNEKTHLTRRRQQIIPDERFQTSPASKLWEEAGLGPLILSFRPLDRGAISSVGIYRHLDKPQFTQRESKIVHVLLTEVDWLHVDGLPVEESRSLPALSPRCRMVFTQLLHGRSRKQIAADLGLSVHTVNDYVKTLFSHFTVRSTPELLARFRVGDGRDTP; this comes from the coding sequence GTGAACCGCAAGCGCGAGATCCTGATGGAAGGCCTCTGCCGCCTGATCGACGCCCAGGCCTGGTTGTGGGCCGCGGCCCCTTCCCTGATCCCCGGACGACAGCCGGTCTATTTCTATCATCAGCTCGGCGGACTCGGTCCGGAGCAGCTTCCGGCTTATCTCAAGGCGGTGGAGCATCCGGACACCGGGGAGATGACCCTTCCGTTCATCATGGAACTCCAGAACGAGAAGACCCACCTCACCCGCCGCCGTCAGCAAATCATCCCGGATGAGCGCTTCCAGACTTCACCCGCCTCGAAGTTATGGGAGGAGGCCGGTCTGGGTCCCCTCATCCTTTCGTTCCGCCCCTTGGATCGTGGAGCCATCAGTTCGGTGGGAATCTATCGTCATCTCGACAAGCCGCAGTTCACCCAACGCGAATCAAAAATCGTCCATGTCCTGCTCACGGAGGTGGATTGGCTGCATGTGGATGGCCTGCCGGTGGAGGAGTCCCGCTCGCTGCCCGCGTTGTCTCCGCGCTGCCGCATGGTCTTCACCCAGCTCCTGCACGGGAGGTCCCGCAAGCAGATCGCGGCGGACCTCGGCTTGTCCGTCCATACGGTCAACGATTACGTCAAAACACTTTTCTCGCACTTCACCGTGCGCTCCACACCGGAGCTGCTGGCCCGCTTCCGTGTGGGGGATGGGCGGGACACCCCCTAG
- a CDS encoding beta-N-acetylhexosaminidase, which yields MRFALTLALLAAALPVFAADPSPLVIPKPVALTRDSGSFTLTPQTVIVADTASQPAARILADQLFKSTGYRLPIQSQANGAAIILRVEGSAAAGAESYKLAVASSGATITAPAYAGIANGVQTLLQLLPSAIYSDHEVKGRTWVIPAVRIEDQPSYAWRGMMLDSSRYFFDKAFVLRYLDIMAAHKLNVLHFHLIDDAGWRLEIKKYPKLTEIGAFRGEGPTRQGGFYTQEDIREIVKYAADRNITVVPELELPAHTLSAIAAYPWLSCTGKEQKVPAVHFISDDLYCAGKATTWQFLHDVLDEMCVLFPSTYIHIGGDEAKYTKWKACPDCQKKMKELGLKSEHELQGWMTTEVENYLKKKGRQILGWDEILGCGVSTTAGLMPWHDPKAVTEGAKRGNPLVLALTNRCYFDVPESKEPGEVPGATWLPPISLQQAYEWHPTPDGLTPQQEKTVLGAEGCLWSDQFLHKPFLADTTPFNEDRSARYLEYLMLPRAAALAEVTWTPKASRDWKDFSTRMARQYARYAAAGWNHRLPIPQVTFTKGTDGKLTATAVSEVEDGGIRYTTDGNWPLAYSPAYTKPVTVEKESDFRAVAVNADGHISLPFQTKAADNRFAKYGEQIGEWKSGKVGDRKPLTVEFDATGKINQAGTYEVTFQFTDGKQRLDIDSVEVFLNQDSVAKDVHHGTTGATNDKNVYRLKVDRYETGASFKIRAAVYGDEGSDSNGVVLLKKVP from the coding sequence ATGCGATTTGCGCTTACACTTGCCCTTCTGGCCGCCGCACTACCGGTTTTCGCCGCCGATCCCTCTCCGCTGGTGATCCCCAAACCGGTCGCCCTCACCCGCGACAGCGGCAGCTTCACCCTCACGCCACAGACGGTGATTGTGGCGGATACCGCCAGCCAACCGGCTGCACGGATCCTTGCCGACCAGCTTTTCAAGTCGACCGGCTATCGCCTGCCGATCCAGTCCCAAGCCAATGGTGCGGCCATCATCCTGCGCGTGGAAGGCTCCGCTGCCGCGGGTGCTGAATCCTACAAGCTGGCGGTCGCCTCCTCCGGAGCCACGATCACGGCTCCCGCCTATGCGGGCATTGCCAATGGCGTGCAGACGCTCCTCCAACTCCTGCCTTCCGCCATCTATTCCGACCATGAGGTCAAAGGCCGGACGTGGGTCATCCCGGCGGTGCGGATCGAGGACCAACCGTCCTACGCGTGGCGTGGCATGATGCTGGATTCGTCCCGCTACTTCTTCGACAAGGCTTTCGTGCTCCGCTATCTGGACATCATGGCGGCACACAAGCTGAACGTGCTCCATTTCCACCTGATCGATGACGCGGGCTGGCGCCTGGAGATCAAGAAATACCCGAAGCTCACCGAGATCGGTGCTTTCCGCGGCGAGGGCCCGACCCGCCAGGGCGGCTTCTACACGCAGGAGGACATCCGCGAGATTGTGAAGTACGCCGCGGATCGTAATATCACCGTCGTCCCCGAGCTGGAGCTTCCGGCCCACACGCTCTCCGCCATCGCCGCCTACCCGTGGCTGTCCTGCACCGGCAAGGAGCAGAAGGTTCCCGCCGTCCATTTCATCTCGGACGATCTCTATTGCGCGGGCAAGGCCACGACGTGGCAGTTCCTCCACGATGTGCTCGATGAAATGTGTGTGCTCTTCCCGTCCACCTACATCCACATCGGCGGCGATGAGGCGAAATACACCAAGTGGAAGGCCTGTCCGGATTGCCAGAAGAAGATGAAGGAACTGGGCCTGAAGAGCGAACACGAGCTGCAAGGCTGGATGACCACCGAGGTGGAAAACTACCTCAAGAAAAAGGGCCGCCAGATCCTCGGCTGGGATGAGATCCTCGGCTGCGGCGTCTCCACCACCGCGGGCCTGATGCCATGGCATGACCCGAAGGCCGTGACCGAAGGCGCGAAGCGTGGCAACCCGCTCGTCCTCGCGCTCACGAACCGCTGCTACTTCGACGTGCCGGAAAGCAAGGAGCCCGGCGAAGTGCCTGGTGCCACCTGGCTGCCGCCGATTTCCCTCCAGCAGGCCTACGAGTGGCATCCGACTCCGGACGGTCTCACGCCCCAGCAGGAGAAGACCGTGTTGGGAGCCGAAGGCTGCCTGTGGAGCGACCAATTCCTTCACAAGCCGTTCCTCGCCGATACCACACCGTTCAACGAAGATCGCTCCGCACGCTATCTGGAATATCTGATGCTGCCCCGCGCCGCCGCGCTGGCCGAGGTGACGTGGACCCCGAAGGCGTCACGCGATTGGAAGGACTTCTCCACCCGCATGGCCCGCCAATACGCGCGCTACGCCGCCGCCGGATGGAATCACCGTCTGCCGATCCCGCAGGTAACCTTCACCAAGGGCACCGATGGCAAGCTCACCGCCACCGCCGTTTCGGAAGTGGAAGACGGCGGCATCCGCTACACCACGGATGGCAACTGGCCGCTCGCCTATTCCCCTGCCTACACCAAGCCCGTCACCGTGGAAAAGGAATCCGACTTCCGCGCCGTGGCGGTGAACGCGGACGGACACATCAGCCTGCCTTTCCAAACCAAGGCCGCGGACAACCGCTTCGCGAAATATGGAGAGCAAATCGGCGAGTGGAAATCCGGCAAGGTTGGAGATCGCAAGCCGTTGACCGTGGAATTCGATGCCACCGGCAAGATCAACCAAGCGGGCACCTATGAGGTCACCTTCCAGTTCACCGATGGCAAGCAGCGCCTCGACATCGACTCCGTGGAGGTCTTCCTCAACCAGGACAGCGTGGCGAAGGATGTGCATCACGGCACCACCGGCGCGACGAACGACAAGAATGTCTATCGCCTGAAGGTGGACCGCTATGAAACCGGTGCCTCCTTCAAGATCCGCGCCGCCGTCTATGGTGACGAAGGCAGCGACTCCAACGGCGTGGTGCTCCTGAAGAAGGTGCCGTAG
- a CDS encoding carbon-nitrogen hydrolase: protein MPRLALLQSKTFATKDEAFSHHEKLIREAAAGGANIVVTQELFLTPYFCTVEDPALFDLADPLPGPVTDRLGALAKELGIVLVSSLFEKRGPGLYHNTAAIHDADGALLGLYRKSHIPQDPAFEEKFYFTPGDSGWPVWDTKFGKLGVLICWDQWYPEAARLMTLGGAQLLVYPTAIGWLPEEKPTLGDAQHCAWETVQRGHAVANGCYLAAINRTGNQDNTEFWGRSFVANPYGEIVAKASTENEEILYHDVDLQLVEDFRRIWPFFRDRRIDAYGDLTKRWRS from the coding sequence ATGCCGCGTCTCGCCCTGCTCCAGTCCAAGACCTTCGCCACCAAGGACGAAGCCTTCTCCCACCATGAGAAGCTGATCCGCGAAGCCGCCGCAGGCGGCGCAAACATCGTGGTAACGCAGGAGCTGTTCCTGACCCCGTATTTCTGCACGGTCGAGGATCCGGCTCTGTTCGACCTGGCCGATCCCCTGCCCGGCCCGGTCACCGACCGCCTCGGCGCGCTGGCGAAGGAACTCGGCATCGTGCTGGTTTCCTCCCTTTTCGAAAAACGCGGCCCCGGCCTCTACCACAACACCGCCGCGATCCACGATGCCGATGGCGCCCTGCTCGGTCTCTACCGGAAGTCCCACATCCCACAGGACCCGGCCTTTGAGGAGAAATTCTACTTCACCCCCGGCGACTCCGGTTGGCCGGTGTGGGACACGAAGTTCGGCAAGCTCGGCGTGCTGATCTGCTGGGACCAGTGGTATCCGGAGGCTGCCCGCCTGATGACCCTCGGCGGTGCCCAGCTCCTCGTCTATCCTACCGCGATCGGCTGGCTTCCCGAGGAAAAACCGACCCTTGGCGATGCCCAGCACTGCGCCTGGGAAACCGTCCAGCGTGGCCATGCCGTCGCCAATGGCTGCTACCTCGCCGCCATCAACCGCACCGGCAACCAGGACAACACCGAGTTCTGGGGCCGCTCGTTTGTGGCCAATCCCTATGGCGAAATCGTCGCAAAGGCCTCCACGGAGAACGAAGAGATCCTCTACCACGATGTGGACCTCCAGCTTGTGGAGGATTTCCGCCGCATCTGGCCGTTCTTCCGCGATCGCCGTATCGATGCCTACGGCGATCTGACGAAGCGCTGGCGGAGTTGA
- a CDS encoding DMT family transporter — MPVLFLIIACALWGLSFPVVKALHYEQTLRIPEASSAFLAAWMQVGRFGLGALILLPLLHRVRPTRQELRQGLLLAFWGGFGMAVQADGLAYTPASTSAFLTQAYCVILPLWACLRQRQWPTLRVVGATALVVAGGAILAGLRPGDLRLGRGEIETLVGAFIFTFQILTLENPRYDGNRGLPVTFVMCSGIAILFIPIAWVLAPSSSAMIQAGASLPSFVLVAVLAVFCSVGAYLLMNVWQPRVSATEAGLIYTIEPVFTAGYALFLPAMLGTFVGKEYPNETLTFSLMVGGSLILAANVLMQWKRPPHDPSIAPMP; from the coding sequence GTGCCGGTTTTGTTTCTGATCATCGCATGTGCGCTGTGGGGATTGAGTTTTCCCGTGGTAAAGGCGCTGCACTATGAGCAGACGCTGCGGATCCCGGAGGCGAGCAGTGCCTTTCTGGCGGCATGGATGCAGGTGGGGCGCTTCGGCCTCGGAGCCTTGATCCTCCTGCCTCTGCTGCATCGGGTGCGACCAACCCGTCAGGAGCTCCGCCAAGGCCTCCTGCTGGCCTTCTGGGGTGGCTTTGGCATGGCCGTACAGGCGGACGGACTCGCCTACACCCCTGCTTCCACATCCGCCTTCCTGACCCAAGCGTACTGTGTGATCCTGCCTCTGTGGGCCTGCCTGCGGCAGCGCCAGTGGCCGACATTACGCGTGGTGGGAGCCACCGCTCTGGTAGTGGCGGGTGGAGCGATTCTCGCGGGCCTGCGCCCGGGCGATCTCCGTCTCGGCCGTGGTGAGATCGAAACGCTGGTCGGGGCCTTCATTTTCACCTTCCAGATCCTGACGCTGGAAAATCCCCGCTATGACGGAAACCGCGGCCTGCCCGTGACCTTCGTGATGTGCTCCGGCATCGCGATCCTGTTCATCCCGATCGCGTGGGTGCTCGCTCCATCCTCATCTGCCATGATCCAGGCAGGTGCCTCGCTGCCTTCGTTCGTTCTGGTGGCGGTGCTGGCGGTGTTCTGTTCGGTGGGGGCTTACCTGCTGATGAACGTCTGGCAACCGCGTGTCTCCGCCACCGAGGCCGGCCTGATCTACACCATCGAACCGGTATTCACCGCGGGCTACGCGCTGTTCCTCCCTGCGATGCTGGGAACATTCGTCGGCAAGGAATACCCGAACGAAACGCTGACGTTTTCGCTGATGGTGGGCGGCTCGCTGATTCTGGCGGCAAACGTGCTGATGCAGTGGAAACGTCCTCCGCACGATCCTTCGATCGCTCCGATGCCGTGA
- a CDS encoding ArsR/SmtB family transcription factor, with product MSGTKTRLRAGLKEQGKALAGARKPLALGHPVRWALIREVAFHGPLPVKELAQRLGVDRPALSSHLPQLLECGIVAVFPDPGGDARRRCIGLSESATCHQNGHGLEVDFGELVVRFGEKGE from the coding sequence ATGAGCGGTACGAAGACCAGATTACGGGCGGGCCTGAAAGAACAAGGAAAAGCCTTGGCTGGTGCCCGGAAACCCTTGGCTCTCGGGCATCCGGTGAGGTGGGCCTTGATCCGTGAGGTGGCTTTCCATGGTCCGCTGCCGGTGAAGGAACTGGCCCAGCGGCTGGGGGTGGACCGCCCGGCCTTGTCGAGTCATTTGCCACAACTCCTCGAGTGCGGAATCGTGGCGGTCTTCCCCGATCCGGGAGGGGATGCCAGACGGCGCTGCATCGGTTTGTCCGAGTCCGCTACCTGTCACCAGAACGGCCACGGACTGGAAGTGGACTTCGGAGAGCTGGTGGTGCGCTTCGGCGAGAAGGGGGAATAG